CCGTCACCCTGAATCTGCTTGGCATGTATGGCTCCCCAAAATTCCGTCCCGTCCACACGGCAAAAACGGCATTCATAGTTGTCCACTTTACCATTCATTTGCAAAAGGGCCTTGAAGGTCTCCCGGTTCTTCGGATCGGCATAAATCTGCCTGCCGATATCGGTAACTGAACGTATCATACTCTCGGGAGAATCGTAGCCAAACATTCTGGCAAAAGCCGGGTTGACTGAGACGAAACTGCCACTAGGCGTAGAGGCGAAAACTCCTATTGGCGCGTTCATTAAAATATCATGCGTATCAAAAAAATTAGCCTTGGCGGGCTCTTTTTTCATTTTTGAAGAACTGGGCATAATAGTCTCCGCAAATGAGATGCCACGACAAAATGACTTTTTTCAGCAAGAATGAATATCGACATAATTTTTTGAAACCAATGTTTGGTGTAATTTTGTAGCATCCCGAAATGAATGGCAAGTCTTTTGGCCCTGAGGCACGACACATGACCACTGCCAAGCAGGCCGTCGAAGAGTTTTGCTTATCCTTGCGCTTTGGCCCAGGCCTGAATAAATCCTTCTTCGGGCAAGAAATTTTGTCCACTTCCTTCGTTGAACAATGAAAATTTGAACTTTTGGCAATGTCGCAGCAGTTGAGGATTTTTGAACGGACTGCGAAAAATCCCTCTGGACAGCAGCAATATTTTACAAGACGGCACCGCTGCTGCCGTGCGATTTGTCTCGGTGCGTGCGCCATGCAAGGCGCAGAGAGGGCAGGAGATACTATGAGAGAAGGAATTGTCAGGTATGTACGGCCAAGAGAAATCCAAGGCCTTGAAATTCAGGAAGTGATCAATTCCAACTATTCGTTTCCGAATCACACCCATGGGTTCCACTCCGTGGGAGTCATGGACGCTGGCAGTTGTTACTGTCGCCGACCAAGATCGGGAAACGCCTTTGTCCGAGGGGGGGAGATCGCCCTGTTCAACCCCGGGCTGGTCCATTCCGGAGTGATCGAGGATTCGAAGACGCGTATTTCCTATCGGGTTTTCAGCTTCGAAAACCCACTGATCGAAAAGGCCCTGCAGGACCTCGCCGGAAAGGATGGCCTGCCCGAGTTCAAATCCGTTGTCGTCAAAGACAGGCTCACGTCCGACACCCTATCCCGTCTCAACCGGGCCGCCGTATCCGGAACGAGCAGGCTGGCTCTCGACGCGGCCCTTGCCCGGGCAGCCGCCGTCCTGCTGACCCGTCACTGTGAAATCGCCTCCCGGGTCCCCAAGACCAGGGAATCAGGAGCAGTCCGAAGAGCCCAAGATTATCTGCACGGAAACCTGTCTGAGAAGGTATCCCTCGAAAAACTGTCCGAGGT
The window above is part of the Deltaproteobacteria bacterium genome. Proteins encoded here:
- a CDS encoding AraC family transcriptional regulator; this encodes MREGIVRYVRPREIQGLEIQEVINSNYSFPNHTHGFHSVGVMDAGSCYCRRPRSGNAFVRGGEIALFNPGLVHSGVIEDSKTRISYRVFSFENPLIEKALQDLAGKDGLPEFKSVVVKDRLTSDTLSRLNRAAVSGTSRLALDAALARAAAVLLTRHCEIASRVPKTRESGAVRRAQDYLHGNLSEKVSLEKLSEVTGLSRYHLLRVFRESIGLPPHSYHLQLRIEHAKQLLRSGIPFADAALRSGFSDQSHFGNTFRKYTGVTPSQYTSTRL